The region CCCATCGAAGATATCGATCTTGTCGTTATTGCTCAGTTCGAAGCTCGTTGGAAAGCTCTCTTGAAGGTGCTCAACACGTCTCATTTAATGCAGGATATTTCGGTAGAATAGTTCGATGATGTAGTAGCCAATATATCTGCAAGCAGGTACTTGGGTTTCAACGAAGCTGAGTTGATAGCTGAAGGTCATAATTACAACAAATCTCTGCACATTTATGTAACTTGTGCAGACACTTTAATCTCAATGGTTCTAGTTAACACTAGCTCTTTGCTTAATGTTTTTCCTAAAAACACATTAAGCCAACTACAGTATGATTGACCGGAAATGAGAGCGAGCGCTTTGATTGTTTATGCCTTTGATGGATCTCAGAGGGAGGTCATTGGGGAAGTTGATTTTTCGATTTATATGGGTCCCCACCAGTTTATTATcactttccaagtcatggatatccaccTTGCCTATAGTGGACTATTAGGGAAGccatggatccatgcagcagACGTTGTCACTTTTACTATTCATCAAAAACTGAAGTTTGTGTTTGAGGACAAACTTGTTATCGTTTGTGGCGAAGAGGATTCTATAATCAATGAACTGTCTTCTTTCCGATATGTGGAAACCGAAGAAGGAATAACTGAGTTTCCTTTCCAAGGTTTAGATTTTAAAGAAGTCAGCTCTGCATCTACCAATCAAAACCAACCAACAGCCTTGGTGTTGTCATCTGCCAAGAATGCCAAGCAGGCTCTGGAGAATGGTTTTCTCTCTAATTGGGGACAATTGTGAGAGTATATGGGAAGTATGATCATTTTGGTCTCGGTTATCGTCCTACTTTCGTCACCCAATGGCAAGGGGAGGTAAGAAGTTGAACCCTATAAGATTCAGCAATGTCGGATACTGATTGGTTTCTTTTGTGGCTATAGTAGATGAAGCAAGTTCCAGCCAACGTGCAATCTTCGGTCTCATTCGCAAGTGTCCTTCGGGATTTCAGCTTGATAAATGGACTTCTCATGTGGTTCCTGTGGTTTTCTTGGAAGAAATGtaatgcattttattttttcCTTGTCCCTTGCCTTCGCCCGAGGCATGTGGATAACTTGTAAGGGCCTCCCATGTTTTAAAAGTATTGTTTAATTAATGAAAGGAAGTTTTTGCACTAAAATCATGTTCGTTTTCTTTCTGTTATTTTTActtttcattaaaaataaatTCGTAAAGTGTCTTTTATTTTTCACATCTTTTTCAAAAATCCATTCTAAAATAAGCTCATAGCATGCAGAGCAAACAATTTCAATGAGAGCAACATTGATGAAATTCGCTGTAAATTTGGGTTTCCAATTAACCCAGCCGGAGGCGATaatgaggaagattgtgaagtaccgCCTGAGCTAGCTAGACTTCTTGAGCAGGAAGAAAAGAAGATTCAGCCGCACAAAGAACAGTTGGAAGTGATCAATATGGGCAGCGAGGAAGTCAGAAGAGAGGTCAAGATTGAAGCATCCCTTGCCGATCATGTACATCTTGAGTTGGTAGAGTTACTTCGTGggtatgttgatatcttcgcatggtcctatcaagatatgcgtgggttggataccaatattgttgaACATTTCCTACCGCTCAAATCTGAATGCCCTCAAGTAAAGTAGAAGCTTCACAGAACCAGACCCAACATGACACTGAAGATAAAAGAAGAGGTTAAGAAGCAGTttgatgttggtttcctagcTATCATCGAGTATCCTTAGTGGATTTCCAATATTGTGCCGGTTAtgaagaaggatgggaaggttCGAATGTGTATGGACTACCATGACCTTAACAGAGGGAGCCCAAAGGATGActttcctttgcctcatattgatgttttggTAGACAACACAACTCAAAACTCAGTCTTTTCTTTTATGGACGGTTTTTTAgggtataatcagatcaagatggctCCAACTGATATGGAGGAAACAACTTTCATCACACCCTGGGGAACTTACTGCTACAAAGTcatgccttttggtttgaagagtgttggggcaacatatcaacaCACTATGATGACTCTTTTTTCACGACATGATCCACAAGGATATTGAAGTGTATGTAGATtatatgattgctaagtccaagACTGAAGATGATCACTTGGACCATTTGAGAAATCTTTTTGCTAGACTTCGTAAATTCCAATTGAGGTTGAATCCTGCTAAGTGCACTCTCGTGGTCCGTTTCGGCATGTTGTTGGGGTCTATAGTGATTTATAAAGGTATAGAGGTTGGTCCAGACAAACTCAAAGCTATTCAAGGTATGCTAACTCCCAGAACTGAAAAAGAAGTTTGAGGTTTCCTTGGACAGCTTAATTACATATTCTGGTCCATCTTGCATCTAATGACTACCtgcgaaccaatattcaaattgttaagaaaaaATTAGGCGGTCGTGTGGAATGATGATTTTCAAGAGGCATTTGACAATATAAAAAAGTATTTGCAAGAACATTCGATCTTGAAACCACCTGTTCTTGGTAGGCCTTTAACCATGTATCTCACCATGCAAGATGAATCGATGGGTTGTGTTTTGGGTCAACATGACGACATGGGCCGTAAAGAACATGCGATCTATTGCTTGAGAAATAAGTTTACTAAATGTGAGACCAGATACTCACTATTAGAGAAGACTTGTTATGCTTTAGCTTAGGCAGCTCAACAcctgagacaatatatgatttgcCACACAACAttgttgatatccaaaatggattcgataaagtacatttttgagaagcccGTTGTCAGTGGAAGAATTGCCCGATGGAAAATTTTATTGATCGAGTATGACATTCAATATATGACTCAAAAAGCCATCATGGGAAGTGTTTTGTCTGACTACCTTGGCCATCAACCCGTGGAGGGTTACCAGCCGATCAAGTTTGAGTTTTtcgatgaagacatcatgttcaTCAGAGACTACAATATTCCTGGCCCTGGCGAAGGACCCGAACCAAGAGCGCAATGGACGCCCGTGTTCGATGGTACCTCTAATGCTAAAGGCCATGGAATAGGGGAATTAATTACATCTCCGACTAGTTTTCATATTTCGTTCACCACCAGACTTTACTTTGATTGCACAAACAACATGGCCGAATATGAAGCATGCATCTATGGTATTGAAGAAACCATCGACTTGAGAGTCAAGATTCTTGAAGTGTTTGGAGACCTTGCTTTAGTAATCAGTCAAGTCAGAGGGGATTGGGAAACTCGGGATAAGAAGCTAATTCCGTACATAGAACATATTGTCAAACTAATTCCCTATTTTGATGAAAACACCTTTCATTATTATTCCGAGGGAAGAGAATCAGTTATCCGATGCTCTTGCAACTCTTTCATCCATGTTTAAAGTCAAGTGGAGAAATTAAGCACCATCTATCCATATTGACCACTTGGATGAACCGACACACTGTCTAGCAATGAAGGCCGAATCTGACGATAAACCTTGGTTCTACGACATCAAGAGATATATAGAAAGACATGAATATCCCGAGAAAGCATCCACCACAGATAAGAAGGCTCTGAGAAGGTTCTCTTCTAAGTTTTTCTTGAATGTGGATGTTTTATACAAGAGTAATTGTGATTATGTgttgctcagatgtgtggatagacacgaagcaagCACGATCATAAGGTCCATCCATGAGGGTTGCAAAGGTGTACACGCTAAGGGACCTTCTATGGCTAAGAAGACTCTTCTGGTTAGGTATTATTGGACTACAATGGAGGTGGACTGTTAAAATTTCTTCAAGAGGTGTCACAAGTGCCAAATCTTCAATGAcaaaattcatgttcctccaactCCGTTAAACGTTTTGACTTCTCCTTgacctttctctatgtggggtattgacatgattggaatgatCGAGCCGAAAGCTTCTTACGGTCATTGTTTCATTCTTGTTGACATTAACTGGTTTATAAAATGGGTGGAAGCTACTTCCTACACGAATGTCACGAGACAAGTGGTTATCTggtttatcaagaaagaaatAATATGTCGATATGGTGTTCCTGGCAAGATTATTACTAACAATGCTAGTAACCTCAGCAACAAGATGATGAGTGAGTTGTGTCAagaattcaagatcgagcattataactcttcaccataccaGCCCAAGATTAATCATGTCGTGGAAGcagctaacaaaaatatcaagagaatAGTTCAAAAGATGGTCAAAACCTACAAGAATTGGCATGAAATGCTTCCCTGTGCTCTACATGGCTACAAAACTTCAGTGCATACTTCTATTGGGGCAACTCCTTATTCGGTagtatatggaatggaggttgtTATACCTATTGAAGTTGAAAACCCCTCTTTTAGGTTCTTCATCGAATCAGACTTTGGTGGAGCTGAATGGGCAGTCCATATATGATCAGCTGAATCTCATTGAAGAGAAGCGCCTGACGGCCGTctgccatggtcagttgtaccaacGACGCCTCAAGAgagcttttgataagaagatTCTTCTTCGCTCATTCCAAGACAATGAACTTGTGCTCAAAAGACTTTCTCCCACACACTCCGATCCTCGGGGGAAGGGGACTTCCAACTATTAAGGGACTTttgttgttaaaaaggtcttcTTATGAGGGGCTCTCATTCTCACCGTAATGGATGGGGATGACTTGCCAATGCCGGTAAACTCA is a window of Lathyrus oleraceus cultivar Zhongwan6 chromosome 6, CAAS_Psat_ZW6_1.0, whole genome shotgun sequence DNA encoding:
- the LOC127094621 gene encoding uncharacterized protein LOC127094621 yields the protein MTQKAIMGSVLSDYLGHQPVEGYQPIKFEFFDEDIMFIRDYNIPGPGEGPEPRAQWTPVFDGTSNAKGHGIGELITSPTSFHISFTTRLYFDCTNNMAEYEACIYGIEETIDLRVKILEVFGDLALVISQVRGDWETRDKKLIPYIEHIVKLIPYFDENTFHYYSEGRESVIRCSCNSFIHV